In the Penaeus chinensis breed Huanghai No. 1 chromosome 31, ASM1920278v2, whole genome shotgun sequence genome, one interval contains:
- the LOC125042183 gene encoding ceramide synthase 5-like: protein MLDTQQHNINGSMAGHWWGSLSRCLWREDFWLPEGLAWDDLRSTDQLHYPDPFDIWFYPLILSGVYILFCSWIVEPFVLAPLTTLLGVSNKRYPRPQPNETLENLYRKYQMKVPLKALIKSSETTGLNERQIERWLRSRYKSQRFNQRDMFIDCGIKLLGHTMFAVYGYTIMFSKPWVWDITLCWENYPFHTLPRDIWWYYISVLTVYWKLFVSESLQPGRKQDDRLFMILHHAVTVLLMTFSWTCNFIRIGSLVLMVHEIADVPLLAAKMCRYAGKEAAANIIFPLFLVVWIVTRCVLYPFWIMRSMFFDATRYMSVMPSAYVFIALLTGLLMLNLIWTWLILSIVVRKIRGGKLQDFRSSSESENEEENKKRR from the exons ATGCTGGACACCCAACAGCACAACATTAACGGCTCCATG GCAGGGCATTGGTGGGGAAGTCTGAGCCGCTGTCTGTGGCGCGAGGACTTCTGGCTTCCCGAGGGCTTGGCGTGGGACGACCTCCGATCCACAGACCAGCTCCACTACCCGGACCCGTTCGACATCTGGTTCTATCCGCTCATTCTCAGCGGCGTTTATATCCTTTTCTGCAGCTGGATCGTGGAGCCTTTCGTTCTCGCTCCTTTGACGACTCTGCTGGGAGTCTCGAACAAACGATACCCAAGACCGCAGCCAAATGAGACTCTGGAGAACCTCTACCGAAAATACCAAATGAAAGTGCCACTCAAGGCACTAATCAAGTCCTCGGAGACGACGGGTTTAAATGAACGCCAGATAGAAAGGTGGTTACGCAGCAGGTACAAGTCTCAGCGCTTCAACCAGCGCGATATGTTCATTGACTGCGGAATTAAACTTTTAGGCCACACAATGTTCGCTGTTTATGGGTATACCATCATGTTCTCAAAGCCTTGGGTGTGGGACATCACACTGTGCTGGGAGAATTATCCATTCCATACCTTACCGAGGGATATATGGTGGTATTATATCTCCGTTCTCACTGTATACTGGAAGCTCTTTGTATCCGAGTCCTTGCAGCCAGGAAGGAAACAGGATGACCGACTGTTCATGATCCTCCACCACGCCGTTACAGTCCTCCTCATGACATTCTCATGGACGTGCAACTTCATAAGAATTGGAAGCCTAGTGCTGATGGTCCACGAGATCGCCGACGTCCCCCTCCTGGCCGCCAAGATGTGCAGGTATGCGGGTAAAGAAGCGGCTGCCAATATCATCTTCCCTCTGTTCCTCGTCGTCTGGATCGTGACTCGCTGCGTCCTATACCCCTTTTGGATCATGCGCAGTATGTTCTTCGATGCCACGCGGTACATGTCCGTCATGCCCTCGGCCTACGTGTTCATAGCACTCCTAACGGGGCTCCTCATGCTCAATCTGATTTGGACGTGGTTGATCCTAAGCATTGTTGTCAGGAAGATTCGAGGAGGAAAACTACAAGATTtccgatcatcctccgagagtgaaaatgaagaagaaaacaagaaaagaagataa
- the LOC125041782 gene encoding uncharacterized protein LOC125041782, with translation MGGTDVAEPTPGPSGIASQVITDSKVVVTLDEGTPEEQEMTISIVSMDHTYSSELPPFLIEDSDAQDGGSRHGHSRRSEERRILPDMLQIQANIEIHLKQLVSSVKDIASALQTIAGVIKDKA, from the exons ATGGGAGGAACAG ATGTTGCAGAACCAACTCCTGGGCCATCTGGGATAGCATCTCAGGTCATAACAGACTCGAAAGTTGTTGTAACATTGGATGAGGGCACTCCAGAGGAGCAAGAAATGACAATATCCATTGTGTCAATGGACCACACTTACTCTTCAGAATTACCTCCTTTTTTAATAGAAGACAGTGACGCTCAGGATGGAGGTAGCAGGCATGGTCATAGCAGAAgatcagaagaaaggagaattttgCCTGACATGCTTCAGATACAAGCAAATATAGAAATTCACTTGAAACAGCTTGTAAGTTCAGTAAAAGACATTGCATCAGCATTACAAACAATTGCTGGTGTTATAAAAGATAAGGCAtaa